In Desulfonatronum thiosulfatophilum, a genomic segment contains:
- a CDS encoding type II toxin-antitoxin system Phd/YefM family antitoxin, producing the protein MLQTTYSNARANFSALCDTVVDDREVVIISRRNEKNVAMIAADELSSLMETAHLLRSPKNAKRLFTALNRALEGEGEAGTLQKLKAEVGIAE; encoded by the coding sequence ATGCTTCAAACTACATATAGTAACGCCAGAGCCAATTTCAGCGCCCTTTGCGACACTGTGGTGGATGACAGGGAAGTCGTGATCATCAGCCGCCGCAACGAGAAAAATGTGGCCATGATTGCCGCTGATGAATTGTCGAGCTTGATGGAGACGGCCCATCTTTTGCGCTCGCCGAAGAATGCCAAGCGCCTGTTCACGGCCTTGAACCGTGCCCTTGAGGGCGAAGGCGAGGCCGGCACGCTCCAAAAGCTGAAAGCTGAGGTCGGCATTGCGGAGTAG
- a CDS encoding EAL domain-containing protein, whose protein sequence is MQVDKAAAPLILVVDDESVNRLILESNLKKHELRTISASSGQECLELAQREKPDLILLDIIMPEMDGFETCQALKNKEESRNIPVIFLSALTDSEIKTKGFEAGGVDYVSKPFDARELLARVHTHLTLRNQEKQLRLYSENLEDMVNERTNKLKLAEQELQRNYDMQTALNQLLQLSLQELPLENLLQQCLESILGTSWLALQNRGCIFLQEEDGTRYRMAAQINLPQAVLDRFSSFTPGEYACGKAIEEQEIIVVPDDAPAHKVPPNLIPDPHSHICVPIRSKDATVALMNLYTDKDRSLSQQDLIFMRAVGRTLAQVILYKWTEQRMFHHVYHEPLTNLPNRTALLDRLSKEIQKLRSVPDYKFSLILANLDRFNRYNESLGYDLGDKLILSSAQRMLVGRKAEEEVLHLGGDGFAVLMKDLGEPVAPLFLAENILDALKQPHKLDGHEIQTSASAGVVISNTGYERAEDVLRDADIALHQAKHKGRGRFEVFNCLMHQKARQTMQMFMDLRLALQRNEFVLFYQPIICLASGRAAGVEALIRWFHPAQGMVSPGEFIPLAEETGLILPIGRWVLERACLDMLRFAEDMGFSEPMMVSVNLSAKQFAQADLYEQVEAIIECTGFPPQCLKLEITESVIMENAEAAVRILDRLKKLGIKISIDDFGTGYSSLSYLNRFSADILKIDRSFVSRMHLGGENLEIVRTIVTLAQAMKMLVIAEGVETKEELEALTALKCEYAQGFYFAKPMPLDQLQGFNMFGEMEERRGLSGDRRGRLPDRRKSNGRRSSDYCTEDLRSET, encoded by the coding sequence ATGCAGGTAGATAAAGCAGCAGCGCCTTTGATTCTCGTGGTTGACGACGAATCCGTGAACAGGCTCATTCTGGAATCCAATCTTAAAAAGCACGAATTGCGGACCATCTCCGCGTCTTCCGGTCAGGAGTGTCTGGAACTGGCTCAAAGGGAGAAGCCGGACCTGATCCTTTTAGACATTATCATGCCCGAGATGGATGGTTTCGAAACATGCCAGGCTCTCAAAAACAAGGAAGAATCCCGGAACATACCTGTCATATTTCTCTCCGCCCTCACTGACAGCGAAATCAAAACCAAGGGTTTCGAAGCCGGAGGAGTCGATTACGTCAGCAAGCCCTTCGACGCCAGGGAGCTGTTGGCCAGGGTGCACACCCATCTGACCCTGCGCAACCAGGAGAAACAACTGCGGCTTTATTCCGAGAATTTGGAAGACATGGTCAACGAGCGGACCAACAAGCTGAAGCTGGCGGAGCAGGAACTGCAGCGTAATTACGACATGCAAACGGCGTTGAATCAGCTTCTGCAGCTTTCCCTGCAGGAACTGCCCCTGGAAAATTTGCTCCAGCAATGCCTGGAAAGCATTCTGGGCACGTCATGGCTGGCCCTGCAGAACAGAGGATGCATTTTTCTCCAGGAAGAGGACGGTACTCGATACCGAATGGCGGCACAGATCAATCTTCCGCAGGCCGTGCTGGACCGTTTCTCTTCGTTTACGCCTGGGGAATATGCATGCGGAAAGGCCATCGAGGAACAGGAAATCATCGTTGTTCCGGATGACGCGCCGGCCCACAAGGTCCCGCCGAATCTCATACCTGACCCGCACAGCCACATCTGCGTGCCGATCCGCTCCAAAGATGCGACCGTGGCCCTGATGAATCTCTACACGGACAAGGATCGCTCATTATCGCAGCAGGATCTGATCTTCATGAGAGCAGTGGGCAGGACGCTGGCACAGGTCATTCTGTATAAGTGGACAGAGCAGCGCATGTTCCATCATGTGTACCACGAGCCGCTGACCAACCTGCCAAACCGCACGGCTCTGCTGGATCGGTTGAGCAAGGAAATCCAAAAGCTGCGCAGTGTTCCTGATTACAAGTTTTCCCTGATCCTGGCCAATCTGGACCGCTTCAACCGGTACAATGAAAGTTTGGGCTACGATCTGGGGGACAAGCTCATTCTTTCCAGCGCTCAGCGCATGCTTGTCGGCCGCAAAGCGGAGGAGGAAGTCCTGCATCTCGGAGGCGACGGCTTTGCCGTGCTGATGAAAGATCTGGGCGAACCGGTGGCTCCCCTCTTCCTTGCGGAAAATATTCTGGACGCCCTCAAGCAGCCGCACAAACTGGACGGCCATGAAATCCAGACATCGGCATCCGCCGGAGTGGTGATCTCCAATACGGGATACGAGCGGGCCGAGGATGTGCTCCGAGATGCGGACATTGCCCTGCATCAGGCCAAGCACAAGGGACGGGGCAGGTTCGAAGTATTCAACTGCCTGATGCATCAAAAAGCCAGGCAGACCATGCAGATGTTCATGGATCTGCGTTTGGCCCTGCAGCGAAATGAATTCGTGCTGTTTTACCAACCCATCATTTGCCTGGCTTCCGGACGTGCCGCGGGGGTGGAGGCGCTCATTCGCTGGTTTCATCCCGCACAGGGGATGGTCAGCCCCGGGGAGTTCATCCCCTTGGCCGAAGAAACCGGCCTGATTCTGCCCATCGGCCGCTGGGTGCTTGAGCGGGCTTGCCTGGACATGCTGCGGTTTGCCGAGGATATGGGCTTTTCAGAACCAATGATGGTCAGCGTCAACCTCTCGGCAAAGCAGTTCGCTCAGGCGGATTTGTACGAACAGGTGGAGGCCATTATCGAGTGTACGGGATTCCCGCCGCAATGTCTGAAACTGGAGATCACGGAAAGCGTCATCATGGAGAATGCCGAGGCGGCCGTGCGCATCCTGGATCGCTTGAAGAAGCTGGGCATCAAGATTTCCATCGACGACTTCGGGACCGGCTATTCATCCCTGTCCTACCTGAACCGTTTTTCCGCGGACATTCTCAAGATTGATCGCTCTTTCGTGAGCCGAATGCATCTGGGAGGAGAGAATCTGGAAATCGTCCGGACCATCGTTACCCTGGCCCAAGCCATGAAGATGCTGGTTATCGCCGAAGGCGTGGAAACCAAGGAAGAACTGGAGGCGCTGACCGCGCTCAAATGCGAATACGCTCAGGGTTTTTATTTTGCCAAGCCGATGCCCCTGGACCAGCTTCAGGGGTTCAATATGTTCGGAGAAATGGAGGAACGCAGGGGACTCTCCGGCGACAGGCGGGGAAGACTCCCGGACCGGAGGAAGAGCAACGGGCGCCGGTCCTCAGACTATTGCACGGAAGATTTGCGTTCCGAAACCTGA
- a CDS encoding DUF933 domain-containing protein, which yields MKTALIGFAGAGKSELFAALAGTTASQAGRAMVKVPEPRLVPLAELYKPPKITFTEIELLDLPGAAGAKGGGLGDRVLNEVRPYDCLLALLDGFSGGAVAAEQLEAMETDFIIADMAVVEKRLERIAQDKKKAKHLHDPEEETALLQAKEHLDRQLPLRENEALLALPKLRGFRFLSAKPVLWAWNVSEDKLAEFSLPETAKSQDKGVVHIAVSARLERELSELQDQEERQAFMSDLGMERSALDLVVGGVYKLLGLITFLTAGEKEVRAWPLRAGQPAQEAAGVIHSDIQRGFIRAEVLGWEDFLACKNFKTAKERGLLRLEGKEYIVKDGDIVEFRFNV from the coding sequence ATGAAAACAGCATTGATTGGTTTTGCCGGAGCGGGCAAGAGCGAATTGTTCGCGGCACTGGCCGGTACGACGGCATCTCAGGCCGGCCGGGCCATGGTCAAGGTGCCGGAACCGCGACTGGTCCCCCTGGCCGAACTGTACAAACCGCCAAAGATAACCTTCACGGAAATTGAACTCCTGGACCTGCCTGGGGCGGCCGGGGCCAAGGGCGGCGGTCTGGGCGACCGGGTTCTGAACGAGGTTCGGCCCTATGACTGCCTGCTGGCCCTGCTGGACGGGTTTTCCGGCGGAGCCGTGGCCGCGGAACAGCTAGAGGCCATGGAAACGGACTTCATCATCGCGGACATGGCCGTGGTGGAGAAGCGCCTGGAGCGTATCGCCCAGGACAAGAAAAAGGCCAAGCATCTCCACGACCCGGAAGAGGAAACAGCCCTGCTCCAGGCCAAGGAGCATCTGGACCGGCAACTGCCCTTGCGCGAGAACGAGGCCCTGCTGGCCCTGCCGAAACTGCGGGGATTCCGGTTTCTCTCGGCCAAGCCCGTGCTCTGGGCCTGGAACGTGAGCGAGGACAAGCTGGCGGAGTTCAGCCTGCCCGAAACGGCCAAAAGCCAGGACAAGGGCGTGGTGCACATTGCCGTTTCCGCTCGCCTGGAGCGGGAATTGTCCGAGTTGCAGGATCAGGAGGAGCGCCAGGCCTTCATGAGCGACCTGGGCATGGAGCGGTCCGCCCTGGATCTGGTGGTCGGCGGCGTCTACAAGCTGCTGGGGTTGATCACCTTCCTCACGGCCGGGGAGAAGGAAGTCCGGGCCTGGCCCCTGCGTGCCGGACAGCCGGCCCAGGAAGCCGCCGGAGTGATCCACTCGGACATCCAACGCGGTTTCATCCGGGCCGAGGTCTTGGGCTGGGAGGATTTCCTGGCCTGCAAGAACTTCAAGACCGCCAAGGAGCGCGGCCTGCTGCGGCTGGAGGGCAAGGAATACATCGTCAAGGACGGCGACATCGTGGAATTCCGGTTCAATGTATAA
- the purN gene encoding phosphoribosylglycinamide formyltransferase — protein sequence MTLPLGVLISGGGSNLQSLIDRMEAGVLDATIRTVISNNPTAKGLDRAKRHGIPTRVLPHQDYPDRREYDLALTRALQDAGVRAVALAGFMRLVGPDLLAAFPWRVLNIHPALLPSFPGLHAQEQGAAYGVRLAGCTVHFVDEKVDHGPVIIQAAVPALAEDTGETLGQRILRLEHRIYPQAVQWLAQGRLEVQGRQVVVRPNGHPPAALDSLPPCLVHPPLEEGF from the coding sequence ATGACGCTGCCCCTGGGCGTACTGATATCCGGGGGCGGATCCAACCTGCAGTCCCTGATCGACCGCATGGAAGCCGGCGTGCTGGATGCGACCATCCGGACGGTCATCTCCAACAATCCCACGGCCAAAGGACTGGACCGGGCCAAACGTCACGGCATCCCGACCCGGGTCCTGCCCCACCAGGACTATCCGGACCGCCGGGAATACGACTTGGCCCTGACCCGGGCGCTTCAGGACGCCGGAGTCCGGGCCGTGGCTCTGGCCGGATTCATGCGCCTTGTGGGGCCGGATCTGCTGGCCGCCTTTCCCTGGCGCGTACTGAACATTCATCCCGCCCTGCTGCCTTCGTTTCCCGGCCTGCACGCCCAGGAACAGGGAGCTGCCTACGGGGTTCGCCTGGCCGGATGCACGGTCCATTTCGTGGATGAAAAAGTGGATCACGGTCCGGTCATCATCCAGGCCGCTGTTCCGGCCCTGGCGGAGGACACCGGGGAAACTCTGGGCCAGCGCATCCTGCGCCTGGAGCACCGCATCTATCCCCAGGCCGTCCAGTGGCTGGCCCAGGGTCGGCTGGAAGTCCAGGGTCGGCAGGTCGTGGTCCGGCCGAACGGCCATCCTCCGGCGGCCCTGGATTCCCTGCCGCCTTGCCTGGTGCATCCCCCATTGGAAGAGGGGTTTTGA
- a CDS encoding Txe/YoeB family addiction module toxin, with the protein MRSRPRIAVFQPEFREDLRHWVKTERKTALRVLDLVEAILRDPFQGIGKPEPLKHFAPSLWSRRITQEHRLVYLVRDERIDFLQARYHY; encoded by the coding sequence TTGCGGAGTAGGCCGAGAATCGCGGTTTTTCAGCCGGAATTTCGAGAAGACCTGCGCCACTGGGTCAAAACGGAGCGCAAGACCGCCCTGCGCGTCCTGGATCTCGTGGAAGCGATCCTCCGCGATCCGTTCCAAGGCATCGGAAAACCCGAACCCCTCAAACACTTCGCCCCCAGCCTCTGGTCCAGGCGTATCACCCAGGAGCATCGCCTCGTTTATCTGGTCCGGGATGAACGGATCGATTTTCTCCAGGCCAGATATCATTATTGA
- the amrA gene encoding AmmeMemoRadiSam system protein A, translated as MSFHFELTTVEKDYLQELARLSILQCFDANVILPKNVSERLKQPYGVFVTLKKQGQLRGCIGHIVGDRPITEAITQMAQSAAFQDPRFPPLTREEVAEIEVGISILSPLRPCIPDEIVPGRHGLLVRSGLHSGLLLPQVAVEYGWNRETFLSQTCRKAGMGADCWRKADVEIFCFEAVIF; from the coding sequence ATGAGTTTTCATTTCGAACTCACCACCGTGGAGAAGGACTATTTGCAGGAACTGGCTCGGCTGAGCATTCTTCAATGCTTTGATGCGAACGTGATCCTGCCGAAAAACGTCTCCGAGAGGTTGAAACAGCCGTATGGCGTGTTCGTGACGTTGAAAAAGCAAGGTCAATTGCGGGGATGCATCGGGCATATTGTTGGTGACCGGCCCATCACCGAAGCCATTACTCAAATGGCCCAGTCCGCGGCCTTTCAGGATCCACGCTTCCCTCCTTTGACCCGGGAGGAGGTGGCCGAAATCGAGGTGGGCATATCCATTCTCAGCCCCCTGCGACCTTGCATTCCGGATGAGATCGTCCCTGGGCGGCACGGTCTGCTGGTGCGCAGCGGTCTGCATTCCGGTTTGCTGCTTCCGCAGGTGGCGGTCGAATATGGCTGGAATCGGGAAACCTTCCTCTCCCAGACGTGCCGCAAGGCCGGAATGGGGGCGGATTGCTGGCGTAAAGCCGATGTTGAGATCTTCTGTTTCGAGGCAGTGATCTTCTAG
- a CDS encoding YbhB/YbcL family Raf kinase inhibitor-like protein, whose amino-acid sequence MLQLKSPSFTDMSEIPVKHTCDGEDLSPELSWSGAPEGVKSFVLIVDDPDAPDPLNPRMTWVHWVLYNLPAPTRSLPEGMRETDLPQGTLSGLNDWKRTGYGGPCPPVGSHRYFHKLYALDIVLPDLNQPQKADLEEAMKGHVLGSAELVGVYERR is encoded by the coding sequence ATGTTGCAGCTGAAATCTCCGAGCTTCACGGACATGAGCGAAATTCCCGTCAAACACACCTGCGACGGCGAGGATCTTTCTCCGGAGCTGTCCTGGAGCGGCGCTCCGGAAGGCGTCAAAAGCTTCGTGCTGATCGTCGATGATCCGGATGCACCGGACCCGCTCAATCCTCGGATGACCTGGGTTCATTGGGTTCTGTACAACCTGCCGGCGCCCACGAGGTCGCTGCCCGAAGGCATGCGAGAAACGGACCTGCCCCAGGGAACGCTTTCCGGGCTCAACGACTGGAAAAGAACGGGTTACGGCGGCCCTTGCCCGCCAGTGGGCAGCCACCGCTACTTTCATAAACTCTACGCGCTGGACATTGTCCTGCCGGACCTGAACCAACCGCAAAAAGCAGACCTGGAGGAGGCAATGAAAGGACACGTCCTGGGCAGTGCGGAATTGGTCGGGGTTTATGAACGTCGGTAA
- a CDS encoding RNA methyltransferase, with translation MTSAEDPAVALLERLAVVLFRPKHPENVGAVGRACLNMGCKRIILVDPRNYDHERALPLATVHAEHLLEQAVTVPDLPRALGPFTQVYGTTARLGGRRKTLLTPAQAAGQIVEQLLEGHDVALVFGPEDRGLTNAEIEACGHLISIPTARSSVSLNLAQAVLVVLYECLQAARGHRKDTPVKPRSDHVTHAEQEALFAMLQRLLTAIDFIPQDNPDYWMLRLRRFWHRMGLHRDEYNVLMGICRQMSWALRKKEDGDC, from the coding sequence ATGACCTCGGCCGAAGATCCCGCTGTTGCGCTTCTGGAGCGACTGGCCGTGGTCCTGTTTCGGCCCAAGCATCCGGAAAACGTCGGCGCCGTGGGTCGGGCCTGCCTGAACATGGGCTGCAAGCGGATCATCCTGGTGGACCCGCGCAACTACGACCATGAGCGGGCCCTGCCCCTGGCCACGGTGCATGCCGAACACCTTCTGGAGCAGGCCGTGACGGTCCCGGATCTCCCCCGGGCACTGGGCCCCTTCACCCAGGTCTACGGGACCACGGCCCGTCTGGGCGGCCGGCGCAAGACGCTGCTTACACCGGCCCAGGCCGCCGGACAAATCGTCGAACAGCTTCTGGAAGGCCACGACGTGGCCCTGGTCTTCGGCCCGGAAGACCGGGGTCTGACCAACGCGGAAATCGAGGCCTGCGGGCATCTGATTTCCATCCCCACCGCCCGCTCCAGCGTCTCCCTGAACCTGGCCCAGGCGGTTCTGGTGGTGCTCTATGAATGCCTGCAGGCCGCCAGGGGCCACAGGAAAGACACGCCGGTGAAACCCCGCTCCGACCATGTGACCCATGCGGAGCAGGAAGCGCTGTTCGCCATGCTGCAACGGCTGCTCACGGCAATCGACTTCATCCCGCAAGACAACCCGGACTACTGGATGCTCCGCCTGCGCCGCTTCTGGCACCGCATGGGCCTGCACCGGGACGAGTACAACGTCTTGATGGGGATCTGCCGCCAGATGAGCTGGGCGTTGAGGAAAAAAGAGGATGGGGATTGCTGA
- a CDS encoding C40 family peptidase — protein sequence MPASKAAILGLFMVSLLILAGCAAKHAPPRPAIPGSIAESIIQAAQSQSGRAYVWGGSTPEAGFDCSGLVTWVYGQNGFLLPRTTREQLEQGSAIPLNQLQAADLVFFRIGRRNSYHVGIATGRGTFIHSPKPGSWVREESLFVTYWQQRLIGARRIIPVIQASGQ from the coding sequence ATGCCGGCATCCAAAGCCGCAATACTTGGCCTGTTCATGGTTTCCCTTCTGATCCTGGCTGGATGCGCCGCCAAGCATGCCCCGCCGCGTCCCGCCATTCCCGGCAGCATTGCCGAGTCCATCATCCAGGCCGCCCAGAGCCAGTCCGGACGTGCGTATGTCTGGGGGGGGAGCACGCCGGAAGCGGGATTCGACTGCTCCGGACTCGTGACCTGGGTTTATGGGCAGAACGGTTTTCTGTTGCCCCGGACCACCCGGGAACAACTGGAGCAGGGATCGGCCATTCCACTGAACCAGCTTCAGGCCGCGGATCTGGTTTTCTTTCGCATCGGCAGGCGAAATTCCTATCATGTGGGCATCGCCACCGGGCGCGGCACCTTTATCCATAGCCCCAAGCCGGGCAGCTGGGTGCGTGAGGAGAGCCTCTTCGTCACCTACTGGCAGCAACGGCTGATCGGCGCCCGCAGAATCATCCCGGTCATTCAGGCTTCCGGGCAATAG
- the cobA gene encoding uroporphyrinogen-III C-methyltransferase produces MPKVYLLGAGPGDPELITLKAKRLLETADTVVYDYLANPRFLDWCRPDAEILYVGKKGGDHTLPQDQINDLLVERAKAGKVVARLKGGDPYVFGRGAEEAEELLEHGIDFEVVPGVTSAVAAPAYAGIPLTHRRFASSVSFITGHEDPTKAESAHDWEALARGTSTLVFFMGVKNLPDIAANLIKAGRPGTTPAALVRWGTTCRQQSLISTLENIAREAKERGFKPPSLLVVGEVVSLHDKLNWFEVRPLLGRGVVVTRSREQASEVVANLESQGACCHEFPTIAVEPMEDAAPIKDAASRLNQYDWVVFTSVNGVRTFWDVLEDHGLDARAFAGVRVAAIGPATAQGLASRGIKADFVPEKYIAEDIVQGLLARDIAGKRVLIPRAQEAREVLPEELQRAGAQVDVLPVYRTLPVTKGAEDIAAALESGEIHYITFTSSSTVTNFFAAIDAQLLQKHRSAVQLVCIGPVTERTLQSHGFQGDIQPEDYTIPAMVAAILNHAHAQKDQGREAVAS; encoded by the coding sequence ATGCCTAAAGTCTATCTGCTCGGCGCCGGTCCCGGCGATCCGGAACTGATCACTCTCAAGGCCAAGCGCCTGCTGGAAACCGCGGACACGGTGGTCTACGATTATCTGGCCAATCCGCGATTTTTGGACTGGTGCCGTCCGGACGCGGAGATCCTCTACGTGGGCAAGAAGGGCGGGGATCATACCCTGCCTCAGGATCAGATCAACGATCTGCTGGTGGAGCGGGCCAAGGCCGGCAAGGTGGTGGCTCGGCTCAAGGGCGGCGATCCGTATGTTTTCGGCCGGGGTGCGGAAGAGGCCGAGGAACTGCTGGAGCACGGGATTGATTTCGAGGTCGTGCCCGGCGTGACTTCGGCCGTGGCCGCTCCGGCCTATGCCGGCATCCCTCTGACCCATCGCCGATTTGCCTCTTCAGTCTCCTTCATCACCGGCCACGAAGACCCCACCAAGGCCGAGAGCGCCCACGACTGGGAAGCCCTGGCCCGGGGCACGAGCACCCTGGTCTTTTTCATGGGCGTGAAGAATCTCCCGGATATCGCGGCCAACCTGATCAAGGCCGGACGGCCCGGCACGACACCGGCCGCCCTGGTCCGCTGGGGCACCACCTGCCGCCAGCAGTCCCTGATTTCCACCCTGGAGAACATCGCCCGGGAGGCCAAGGAACGCGGGTTCAAGCCGCCGTCGCTGCTCGTGGTGGGCGAGGTGGTTTCCCTGCACGACAAGCTGAACTGGTTCGAGGTCCGGCCGTTGCTGGGCCGCGGTGTGGTGGTCACCCGCTCCCGGGAGCAGGCCAGCGAAGTGGTGGCCAATCTGGAAAGTCAGGGCGCGTGCTGCCATGAATTTCCGACCATTGCGGTGGAACCCATGGAGGACGCCGCGCCGATCAAGGATGCGGCATCCCGGCTGAACCAGTACGACTGGGTGGTCTTCACCTCGGTCAACGGGGTGCGGACCTTCTGGGATGTGCTGGAAGACCATGGGTTGGACGCCCGGGCCTTTGCCGGGGTCAGGGTGGCGGCCATCGGTCCGGCCACGGCCCAGGGGCTTGCCAGTCGCGGAATCAAGGCCGATTTTGTTCCGGAAAAGTACATTGCCGAGGACATTGTCCAGGGGCTTCTGGCCAGGGATATTGCCGGGAAACGGGTGCTCATCCCCCGAGCCCAGGAAGCCCGGGAGGTCCTGCCCGAGGAACTGCAGCGCGCCGGGGCCCAGGTGGACGTGCTGCCCGTGTACCGGACCCTGCCCGTGACCAAGGGCGCCGAGGACATCGCGGCCGCGCTGGAAAGCGGGGAAATCCACTACATCACCTTTACCAGTTCTTCCACGGTGACCAACTTCTTCGCGGCCATCGACGCCCAACTGCTCCAAAAACACCGTTCCGCGGTGCAACTGGTCTGCATCGGCCCGGTCACGGAACGGACCCTGCAAAGCCACGGCTTTCAGGGAGACATCCAGCCCGAGGATTACACCATTCCAGCCATGGTCGCGGCGATTCTCAACCATGCCCATGCGCAAAAGGACCAGGGCCGAGAGGCCGTGGCGTCATGA
- a CDS encoding diacylglycerol kinase, translated as MEKRGLRGIPRLVRAAVCSVQGLRFAWKNQEAFRLEVLAALILIPLAFWWSEHAVERILLIGSVVLVMVVELLNSAVETVVDRIGLEHHALSGMAKDISSAAVLLTLLLVPFVWGMILLG; from the coding sequence ATGGAGAAACGAGGATTGCGGGGAATCCCCCGCCTGGTGCGGGCCGCGGTTTGTTCCGTGCAGGGACTGCGCTTTGCGTGGAAGAACCAGGAAGCGTTCCGACTGGAAGTGCTCGCGGCACTGATATTAATCCCCCTGGCCTTCTGGTGGAGTGAACACGCCGTGGAGCGGATCCTGCTTATTGGCAGCGTTGTTCTGGTCATGGTCGTTGAATTGCTGAACAGCGCCGTGGAGACCGTGGTGGACAGGATCGGACTGGAGCATCACGCCCTGTCCGGAATGGCCAAGGACATCAGCTCCGCCGCCGTCCTGCTGACCCTGCTCCTCGTTCCGTTCGTCTGGGGGATGATTCTTTTGGGGTGA